CCGGTTTTTGAAGAACTGGATTGTCTAGACTTTGCCGGTCTAGATGCTCTGTTTACAAAACATAAAGGAATTAAAGCTATTATTCATTTTGCAGCAAGTAAGGCTGTTGGTGAATCTGTTCAAAAGCCTTTGCTTTACTACCGCAACAACCTTGTTTCTTTGATTAACTTACTGGAACTGATGCCAAAGCATGGTGTTAATGGTATCGTATTCTCTTCATCATGTACAGTATATGGTGAACCTGATCAGCTTCCGGTAACAGAACAAGCTCCAATTAAGCCTGCTACTTCTCCTTACGGAAATACAAAACAGATTAATGAAGAAATTGTAAAAGACACAATTACTTCAGGATCTCCTATCAATGCAATACTTCTTCGCTATTTTAATCCGATTGGTGCTCATCCAACAGCTTTACTTGGCGAGCTTCCTAATGGTGTTCCTCAGAATCTTGTACCATATATTACTCAAACAGCTATTGGCATCCGCGAACAGCTAAGTGTATTTGGTCACGATTACAACACTCATGATGGAACTTGTATCCGCGACTTTATCAATGTTGTTGATTTGGCTAAGGCTCACGTTATTGCTATTGATCGTATTTTGAATGGCAAACAAAAAGCTAAGGTTGAAACCTTTAATATTGGTACAGGAATAGGACTTTCTGTGTTAGACCTGATTAATGCCTTCGAAAAGTCAACAGGCGTGAAGTTAAATTACAAGCTTGTAGGTCGTCGTGTTGGTGATATTGAAAAAGTTTGGGCAAATCCGGACTTTGCAAATAATGAATTAGGCTGGAAAGCTGAAACTAGCACCGAAGAAACTCTTCTTTCTGCATGGAAATGGCAGTTAAAATTAAGAGAAAAAGGTATTCAGTAATAAAAAAAATGTATATTTGATCTTTTTAACGCTAAAAGGTCAAACAAAAATATCGTATTATTGTTAATAAGTTGCAAGTGAACCTGAAATCCCGGATATATGTGAATATAAGCTGGTTTGATTAAGGTATGCCTCCCCGGCATAGACGGGTTTGCTTGTATAGTAGTTTTGTCGTGTTTTATTTTGTGTTTGTGTTGTGGCGGTGCTTCGACGTGAGTCGGTCGCACCGTCTTTTTTTTATTAAAGTGTGTTTTTTCTTTAGGGTATTTTATTTGTGGATAGTCATAGATATAGAAAACGGAAATTCCTTATTAATCACTTTAAAAAAAAGACATTATGAAAACACTATTTAAAAGTATTGGTTTTCTGCTTCTTTTGACATTCTTATCAAGCATGCAGTTCGAAGCAGTTGCTTCTGATGTTGAGTATTACACAATCAACGGTATTGTTAAAGATTCTCAGACTAAGAAGAAGCTTGAATATGTTTCAGTATCCATTCCTGGTAGTTCAACAAGTACAATAAGCAATGTAGACGGAGAATTTTCTTTGAAAGTTAAAGTCTCTGCTGATGCCAGGGAAATGGAAATCTCTCATGTAGGTTATTTAAGTTCACGCATTCCTATCTCTAAAAGCGAACAAACTAAAACTTATTACCTCCAACCTAATGCTTACTTATTGAAGGAAGTTGTTATTCAACCAGAACTGGCACGTTCATTAGTAGAACAAGCGGTCAGCAAAATTGAAACCAACTATAGTCCGGCATCTAACATGTTTAATTGTTTTTATCGTGAAACAGTTCAAAAAGGAAAGCGTTACATTCAAGTGTCCGAAGCTATATTAAATCTGTATAAAGAGCCTTACTCAAAAGGAATAGACAAAGACCGCGTACGTATATTCAAAGGGCGTAAACTGGTAAGTCAGAACCAAAAAGATACATTGGCTGTTAAGCTGATGGGAGGCCCGTATATGTCAGTACTTCTTGATGTGGTTAAAAACAAAGATATATTATTGGATAAAGAGATGCTTTCTTCTTACACTTATACTCTTGAAGATCCGGTAAATCTTGATAATCGTCCGCAATATGTAATTAGTTTCCGTCCGGCAGTTACTTTGCCGTATGCACTTTATTTTGGAAAATATTACATTGATAAGGAAACCCTGACTTTCTCACGCGTAGAGTTTAGTTTAGACTTACGTGACCGCGATAAAGCAATTACTCAGATTTTGGTAAAGAAGCCACTCGGACTAAGGTTTAAACCGTTGGACGTTAATTTCTTAATCACATATAAAGTACAAAACGGAATTAGCTATATGAATTATATGCGTACCGAATCTCAGTTTAATTGTGACTGGAAAAAAAGATTGTTCAAGAGTAAATACACAGTGCTCTCTGAAGTTGTAGCCACCGAGCGTGATGATGCTCCCAAAGAATCTATTCCTTACAAAGAATCCTTTAAATACGATCAGGCTTTCACGGATAAAGTGTCTGACTTCTCAGATAATGATTTCTGGGGCGGATATAATGTTATTGCACCAACAGAATCATTGCTTGATGGCTTGAATAAGTTGAAAAAACAATACCATTAAGTTATTAATAAAGAA
This genomic interval from uncultured Bacteroides sp. contains the following:
- the galE gene encoding UDP-glucose 4-epimerase GalE, coding for MKEKILVTGGTGYIGSHTVVELQNSGYEVVIIDNLSNSSADVVDNIEKVSGIRPVFEELDCLDFAGLDALFTKHKGIKAIIHFAASKAVGESVQKPLLYYRNNLVSLINLLELMPKHGVNGIVFSSSCTVYGEPDQLPVTEQAPIKPATSPYGNTKQINEEIVKDTITSGSPINAILLRYFNPIGAHPTALLGELPNGVPQNLVPYITQTAIGIREQLSVFGHDYNTHDGTCIRDFINVVDLAKAHVIAIDRILNGKQKAKVETFNIGTGIGLSVLDLINAFEKSTGVKLNYKLVGRRVGDIEKVWANPDFANNELGWKAETSTEETLLSAWKWQLKLREKGIQ
- a CDS encoding carboxypeptidase-like regulatory domain-containing protein, producing the protein MKTLFKSIGFLLLLTFLSSMQFEAVASDVEYYTINGIVKDSQTKKKLEYVSVSIPGSSTSTISNVDGEFSLKVKVSADAREMEISHVGYLSSRIPISKSEQTKTYYLQPNAYLLKEVVIQPELARSLVEQAVSKIETNYSPASNMFNCFYRETVQKGKRYIQVSEAILNLYKEPYSKGIDKDRVRIFKGRKLVSQNQKDTLAVKLMGGPYMSVLLDVVKNKDILLDKEMLSSYTYTLEDPVNLDNRPQYVISFRPAVTLPYALYFGKYYIDKETLTFSRVEFSLDLRDRDKAITQILVKKPLGLRFKPLDVNFLITYKVQNGISYMNYMRTESQFNCDWKKRLFKSKYTVLSEVVATERDDAPKESIPYKESFKYDQAFTDKVSDFSDNDFWGGYNVIAPTESLLDGLNKLKKQYH